One Panicum virgatum strain AP13 chromosome 3N, P.virgatum_v5, whole genome shotgun sequence DNA segment encodes these proteins:
- the LOC120667155 gene encoding plasma membrane ATPase 1-like translates to MAEKEGNLEAVLKEAVDLENCPLEEVFEHLRCSREGLSTQQAQQRLEIFGPNKLEEKEENKILKFLGFMWNPLSWVMEAAAIMAIALANGGGKPPDWQDFVGIITLLVINSTISFIEENNAGNAAAALMARLAPKAKVLRDGRWTEEEAAILVPGDIVSIKLGDIIPADARLLEGDPLKIDQSALTGESLPVTKGPGDGVYSGSTVKQGEIEAVVIATGVHTFFGKAAHLVDSTNQVGHFQKVLTSIGNFCICSIAVGMFVEIIVMYPIQHRAYRPGIDNLLVLLIGGIPIAMPTVLSVTMAIGSHRLSQQGAITKRMTAIEEMAGMDVLCSDKTGTLTLNKLTVDKNLVEVFERGITQDQVILMAARASRTENQDAIDTAIVGMLADPKEARAGIQEVHFLPFNPTDKRTALTYIDSDGKMFRVSKGAPEQILHLAHNKSEIERRVHAVIDKFAERGLRSLAVAYQEVPEGRKESPGGPWHFVGLMPLFDPPRHDSAETIRRALNLGVNVKMITGDQLAIGKETGRRLGMGTNMYPSSALLGQNKDESIAALPVDDLIEKADGFAGVFPEHKYEIVKRLQARKHICGMTGDGVNDAPALKKADIGIAVADATDAARSASDIVLTEPGLSVIISAVLTSRAIFQRMKNYTIYAVSITIRIVLGFMLLALIWKFDFPPFMVLIIAILNDGTIMTISKDRVKPSPLPDSWKLAEIFTTGVVLGGYQAMMTVIFFWAAYKTDFFPRIFHVESLEKTAQDDFQKLASAVYLQVSTISQALIFVTRSRSWSFVERPGFLLVFAFLVAQLIATLIAVYADWAFTSIKGIGWGWAGIVWLYNIIFYFPLDIIKFLIRYALSGKAWDLVIEQRIAFTRKKDFGKEERELKWAHAQRTLHGLQAPDAKMFPEKAGYNELNQMAEEAKRRAEIARLRELHTLKGHVESVVKLKGLDIETIQQSYTV, encoded by the exons ATGGCTGAGAAGGAGGGCAACCTCGAGGCCGTCCTCAAGGAGGCTGTCGACCTG GAGAACTGCCCACTTGAGGAGGTGTTCGAGCATCTGAGATGCAGCCGCGAGGGTCTCTCCACCCAGCAGGCGCAGCAGCGCCTTGAAATCTTTGGCCCCAACaagctcgaggagaaggag GAGAACAAAATTCTCAAGTTTTTGGGATTCATGTGGAATCCACTCTCCTGGGTCATGGAGGCTGCAGCAATCATGGCCATTGCTCTTGCCAACGGAGGG GGGAAACCACCGGATTGGCAGGACTTTGTTGGTATCATAACTCTGCTTGTCATCAACTCAACAATAAGTTTCATCGAGGAAAACAATGCTGGTAATGCTGCGGCTGCCCTCATGGCTCGTCTTGCTCCTAAAGCCAAG GTTCTTCGTGATGGCCGATGGACTGAGGAAGAGGCAGCCATTCTTGTACCAGGAGACATTGTCAGTATTAAACTAGGAGACATTATACCTGCAGATGCACGCCTCCTTGAGGGGGATCCTTTGAAGATTGATCAG TCTGCCCTTACTGGAGAATCACTCCCGGTCACCAAAGGTCCTGGTGATGGCGTCTATTCTGGTTCGACGGTCAAACAAGGTGAAATTGAAGCTGTTGTTATTGCCACTGGTGTTCACACTTTCTTCGGAAAGGCTGCACACCTTGTTGACTCGACGAACCAAGTTGGCCATTTCCAGAAG GTCTTGACGTCTATTGGGAACTTCTGTATATGCTCAATTGCTGTGGGAATGTTTGTTGAGATCATTGTCATGTATCCTATTCAGCACAGGGCGTACCGCCCTGGGATCGACAATCTCCTCGTCCTTCTCATTGGAGGCATCCCCATAGCCATGCCGACAGTCTTATCTGTAACTATGGCTATTGGGTCTCACCGTTTGTCTCAACAG GGAGCTATCACAAAGAGAATGACTGCAATTGAGGAGATGGCTGGCATGGATGTTCTTTGCAGTGATAAAACTGGAACATTGACCCTGAACAAGCTTACTGTGGACAAGAACCTTGTTGAA GTTTTTGAAAGAGGCATTACTCAGGATCAAGTGATTCTCATGGCTGCTAGAGCATCCCGTACAGAAAACCAAGATGCTATTGATACTGCTATAGTTGGGATGCTAGCTGATCCTAAAGAG GCACGTGCTGGTATCCAAGAAGTTCACTTCCTGCCATTCAATCCTACTGACAAAAGAACAGCATTGACATACATCGACAGTGATGGCAAAATGTTCCGTGTTAGTAAGGGTGCACCTGAGCAG ATTCTCCATCTGGCTCACAACAAGTCAGAGATAGAGAGGAGGGTTCATGCTGTGATTGATAAATTTGCAGAGCGTGGACTTAGATCACTTGCTGTCGCATATCAG GAAGTACCTGAGGGGAGGAAAGAAAGTCCTGGTGGCCCATGGCACTTTGTTGGTCTCATGCCACTTTTTGACCCTCCAAGACATGACAGCGCTGAAACAATTCGAAGGGCACTCAACCTTGGAGTTAATGTCAAGATGATCACAG GTGATCAGCTGGCAATTGGAAAGGAAACAGGCCGTCGCCTTGGAATGGGTACAAATATGTATCCTTCTTCTGCTTTGTTAGGACAAAACAAGGATGAGTCTATTGCTGCTCTACCAGTTGATGATCTCATCGAGAAAGCTGATGGTTTTGCTGGTGTATTCCCTG AACACAAGTATGAGATTGTGAAACGTCTGCAAGCACGGAAGCATATCTGTGGAATGACTGGTGATGGAGTAAATGACGCTCCAGCCCTAAAGAAAGCTGATATTGGTATTGCTGTTGCTGACGCAACTGATGCAGCCAGGAGTGCTTCAGATATTGTCCTCACGGAACCTGGACTTAGTGTTATCATTAGTGCTGTGCTCACCAGTCGCGCAATTTTCCAGCGTATGAAGAATTACACG atctATGCTGTGTCGATAACCATCCGTATCGTG CTTGGATTTATGCTCCTTGCCCTCATTTGGAAATTTGATTTCCCACCATTCATGGTCCTAATCATAGCAATTCTAAATGATG GTACCATAATGACTATATCAAAGGATCGTGTAAAACCATCCCCACTACCTGACAGCTGGAAGCTGGCTGAAATTTTCACAACTGGAGTTGTCCTCGGTGGATATCAGGCAATGATGACTGTTATCTTCTTTTGGGCTGCATACAAGACAGACTTTTTCCCA AGAATATTTCATGTTGAAAGCCTTGAGAAGACTGCTCAAGATGATTTCCAGAAGCTTGCCTCTGCTGTTTACCTGCAAGTCAGCACCATCAGCCAAGCTCTCATCTTCGTGACGAGGTCCCGGAGCTGGTCATTTGTTGAGCGACCAGGGTTTCTACTGGTCTTTGCATTCTTGGTTGCGCAGCTG ATTGCTACGCTGATTGCTGTGTACGCTGACTGGGCATTCACTTCAATCAAAGGCATTGGGTGGGGCTGGGCTGGTATTGTGTGGCTTTACAACATCATCTTCTACTTCCCGCTCGATATCATCAAGTTCCTCATCCGATATGCTCTGAGTGGGAAAGCATGGGATCTGGTCATTGAGCAAAGG ATTGCATTCACAAGGAAGAAGGACTTTggcaaggaggagagggagctgAAGTGGGCACATGCACAGAGGACCCTCCATGGGCTGCAGGCACCGGATGCCAAGATGTTCCCAGAGAAGGCTGGGTACAATGAGCTGAACCAGATGGCTGAAGAGGCGAAGAGGAGGGCTGAGATTGCAAG ACTGCGGGAGCTTCACACACTCAAGGGACATGTGGAGTCTGTTGTGAAGCTGAAGGGGCTCGACATTGAGACCATCCAGCAGTCCTACACGGTTTGA
- the LOC120667157 gene encoding uncharacterized protein YtfP-like isoform X1, protein MPPWPPCLQPTLATARRATAFSRSRSHLSSSSSSPAFVCATPGDHAHEQQGDNEEQSLVVVGGGAAGVYASIRAKTLAPRLNVVVIEKGRFLSKVKVSGGGRCNVTNGHHLEPVGLARNYPRGNKELRGSFFAAHGPQDTMRWFTDHGVELKTEDDGRVFPVTDNSASVVDCLLNEARRLGVSLQAGKAVSSASVTQHGKFVLKVEKRTADLVDYITANYVLVATGSSQQGYSIAAQLGHSIISPVPSLFTFKVADKRLADLAGVTFPVVKAKLKLDGVQKNVPELTQIGPMLVTHWGLSGPVVLRLSAWGARELHQCNYQGKVMVDFIPNIHIEDVKGILFRYKDQHAKHKVNNTFPMEFGLVKRFWRFLLEQESLNGDMHWASMSNNHLSAIAVRLKQWMFEVVGKGQFKDEFVTAGGVPISEISLGTMESKKQPNLFFAGEVLNVDGVTGGFNFQVSCINFLKNCLPLLREQKECMDWWVHSWHKHSHIGIDKQSTRTSPSN, encoded by the exons atgccgccatggccgccgtgtcTCCAGCCCACCCTCgccaccgctcgccgcgccaccgccttctccaggagcaggagccacctctcctcctcctcctcctcccccgccttcGTCTGCGCAACCCCGGGCGACCACGCCCACGAGCAGCAG GGAGACAACGAGGAGCAGTCGTTGGtcgtggtgggcggcggcgcggcgggggtttACGCCTCCATAAGGGCCAAGACCCTGGCGCCCCGCCTCAACGTCGTCGTCATCGAGAAAGGGAGGTTCTTGTCCAAGGTCAAGGTTTCCGGCGGTGGCCGCTGCAACGTGACCAATGGCCATCATCTTGAGCCCGTG GGACTGGCCAGAAATTATCCTAGGGGGAACAAGGAGCTCAGAGGATCGTTCTTTGCCGCTCATGGCCCGCAGGATACCATGCGTTGGTTCACAGACCATGGTGTGGAGCTTAAG ACGGAAGATGATGGAAGAGTCTTTCCTGTCACTGACAATTCAGCTTCAGTAGTAGACTGCCTGCTAAACGAAGCTAGGAGACTTGGAG TTTCTCTGCAGGCTGGCAAAGCTGTGTCCAGTGCATCTGTGACTCAGCATGGAAAGTTTGTCCTCAAGGTTGAGAAGCGTACTGCTGATCTTGTTGATTACATCACTGCTAACTATGTCTTGGTTGCTACAGGTAGCAGCCAGCAG GGCTATTCAATAGCTGCACAACTCGGCCATTCCATTATTTCACCAGTGCCCAGCTTATTCACATTTAAGGTTGCAGACAAGAGATTGGCTGATCTTGCTGGG GTTACATTTCCAGTAGTCAAAGCAAAATTGAAGCTAGATGGCGTGCAAAAAAATGTTCCGGAATTAACTCAG ATTGGGCCTATGTTAGTTACGCACTGGGGGCTCAGTGGTCCAGTTGTTCTGCGTTTGTCTGCATGGGGAGCACGTGAACTACATCAGTGCAACTACCAAG GAAAGGTTATGGTTGACTTCATACCTAACATCCATATTGAGGACGTGAAAGGCATCCTGTTCCGCTACAAAGATCAGCATGCG AAGCACAAAGTAAATAACACCTTTCCCATGGAGTTTGGGCTAGTGAAAAGATTTTGGAGATTCCTGCTAGAACAGGAG AGTTTAAATGGTGATATGCACTGGGCCTCGATGTCAAATAATCATCTAAGTGCAATAGCTGTTCGGTTAAAACAATGGATGTTTGAGGTTGTTGGGAAG GGACAATTTAAAGATGAATTTGTGACTGCCGGAGGTGTTCCAATTTCAGAG ATATCACTTGGCACAATGGAAAGCAAGAAACAACCAAATCTGTTCTTTGCTGGAGAG GTACTTAATGTCGACGGGGTCACTGGCGGTTTCAATTTTCAGGTAAGCTGTATAAATTTCCTGAAGAATTGTTTACCTCTGTTGCGGGAGCAAAAAG AATGCATGGACTGGTGGGTACATAGCTGGCACAAGCATAGCCACATTGGCATTGACAAGCAATCTACAAGAACCAGTCCTTCCAACTAG
- the LOC120667157 gene encoding uncharacterized protein YtfP-like isoform X2 has product MPPWPPCLQPTLATARRATAFSRSRSHLSSSSSSPAFVCATPGDHAHEQQGDNEEQSLVVVGGGAAGVYASIRAKTLAPRLNVVVIEKGRFLSKVKVSGGGRCNVTNGHHLEPVGLARNYPRGNKELRGSFFAAHGPQDTMRWFTDHGVELKTEDDGRVFPVTDNSASVVDCLLNEARRLGVSLQAGKAVSSASVTQHGKFVLKVEKRTADLVDYITANYVLVATGSSQQGYSIAAQLGHSIISPVPSLFTFKVADKRLADLAGVTFPVVKAKLKLDGVQKNVPELTQIGPMLVTHWGLSGPVVLRLSAWGARELHQCNYQGKVMVDFIPNIHIEDVKGILFRYKDQHAKHKVNNTFPMEFGLVKRFWRFLLEQESLNGDMHWASMSNNHLSAIAVRLKQWMFEVVGKGQFKDEFVTAGGVPISEISLGTMESKKQPNLFFAGEVLNVDGVTGGFNFQNAWTGGYIAGTSIATLALTSNLQEPVLPTRKIIEENVD; this is encoded by the exons atgccgccatggccgccgtgtcTCCAGCCCACCCTCgccaccgctcgccgcgccaccgccttctccaggagcaggagccacctctcctcctcctcctcctcccccgccttcGTCTGCGCAACCCCGGGCGACCACGCCCACGAGCAGCAG GGAGACAACGAGGAGCAGTCGTTGGtcgtggtgggcggcggcgcggcgggggtttACGCCTCCATAAGGGCCAAGACCCTGGCGCCCCGCCTCAACGTCGTCGTCATCGAGAAAGGGAGGTTCTTGTCCAAGGTCAAGGTTTCCGGCGGTGGCCGCTGCAACGTGACCAATGGCCATCATCTTGAGCCCGTG GGACTGGCCAGAAATTATCCTAGGGGGAACAAGGAGCTCAGAGGATCGTTCTTTGCCGCTCATGGCCCGCAGGATACCATGCGTTGGTTCACAGACCATGGTGTGGAGCTTAAG ACGGAAGATGATGGAAGAGTCTTTCCTGTCACTGACAATTCAGCTTCAGTAGTAGACTGCCTGCTAAACGAAGCTAGGAGACTTGGAG TTTCTCTGCAGGCTGGCAAAGCTGTGTCCAGTGCATCTGTGACTCAGCATGGAAAGTTTGTCCTCAAGGTTGAGAAGCGTACTGCTGATCTTGTTGATTACATCACTGCTAACTATGTCTTGGTTGCTACAGGTAGCAGCCAGCAG GGCTATTCAATAGCTGCACAACTCGGCCATTCCATTATTTCACCAGTGCCCAGCTTATTCACATTTAAGGTTGCAGACAAGAGATTGGCTGATCTTGCTGGG GTTACATTTCCAGTAGTCAAAGCAAAATTGAAGCTAGATGGCGTGCAAAAAAATGTTCCGGAATTAACTCAG ATTGGGCCTATGTTAGTTACGCACTGGGGGCTCAGTGGTCCAGTTGTTCTGCGTTTGTCTGCATGGGGAGCACGTGAACTACATCAGTGCAACTACCAAG GAAAGGTTATGGTTGACTTCATACCTAACATCCATATTGAGGACGTGAAAGGCATCCTGTTCCGCTACAAAGATCAGCATGCG AAGCACAAAGTAAATAACACCTTTCCCATGGAGTTTGGGCTAGTGAAAAGATTTTGGAGATTCCTGCTAGAACAGGAG AGTTTAAATGGTGATATGCACTGGGCCTCGATGTCAAATAATCATCTAAGTGCAATAGCTGTTCGGTTAAAACAATGGATGTTTGAGGTTGTTGGGAAG GGACAATTTAAAGATGAATTTGTGACTGCCGGAGGTGTTCCAATTTCAGAG ATATCACTTGGCACAATGGAAAGCAAGAAACAACCAAATCTGTTCTTTGCTGGAGAG GTACTTAATGTCGACGGGGTCACTGGCGGTTTCAATTTTCAG AATGCATGGACTGGTGGGTACATAGCTGGCACAAGCATAGCCACATTGGCATTGACAAGCAATCTACAAGAACCAGTCCTTCCAACTAGAAAGATCATAGAAGAAAATGTGGATTGA
- the LOC120667157 gene encoding uncharacterized protein YtfP-like isoform X3, which produces MPPWPPCLQPTLATARRATAFSRSRSHLSSSSSSPAFVCATPGDHAHEQQGDNEEQSLVVVGGGAAGVYASIRAKTLAPRLNVVVIEKGRFLSKVKVSGGGRCNVTNGHHLEPVGLARNYPRGNKELRGSFFAAHGPQDTMRWFTDHGVELKTEDDGRVFPVTDNSASVVDCLLNEARRLGVSLQAGKAVSSASVTQHGKFVLKVEKRTADLVDYITANYVLVATGSSQQGYSIAAQLGHSIISPVPSLFTFKVADKRLADLAGVTFPVVKAKLKLDGVQKNVPELTQIGPMLVTHWGLSGPVVLRLSAWGARELHQCNYQGKVMVDFIPNIHIEDVKGILFRYKDQHASLNGDMHWASMSNNHLSAIAVRLKQWMFEVVGKGQFKDEFVTAGGVPISEISLGTMESKKQPNLFFAGEVLNVDGVTGGFNFQVSCINFLKNCLPLLREQKECMDWWVHSWHKHSHIGIDKQSTRTSPSN; this is translated from the exons atgccgccatggccgccgtgtcTCCAGCCCACCCTCgccaccgctcgccgcgccaccgccttctccaggagcaggagccacctctcctcctcctcctcctcccccgccttcGTCTGCGCAACCCCGGGCGACCACGCCCACGAGCAGCAG GGAGACAACGAGGAGCAGTCGTTGGtcgtggtgggcggcggcgcggcgggggtttACGCCTCCATAAGGGCCAAGACCCTGGCGCCCCGCCTCAACGTCGTCGTCATCGAGAAAGGGAGGTTCTTGTCCAAGGTCAAGGTTTCCGGCGGTGGCCGCTGCAACGTGACCAATGGCCATCATCTTGAGCCCGTG GGACTGGCCAGAAATTATCCTAGGGGGAACAAGGAGCTCAGAGGATCGTTCTTTGCCGCTCATGGCCCGCAGGATACCATGCGTTGGTTCACAGACCATGGTGTGGAGCTTAAG ACGGAAGATGATGGAAGAGTCTTTCCTGTCACTGACAATTCAGCTTCAGTAGTAGACTGCCTGCTAAACGAAGCTAGGAGACTTGGAG TTTCTCTGCAGGCTGGCAAAGCTGTGTCCAGTGCATCTGTGACTCAGCATGGAAAGTTTGTCCTCAAGGTTGAGAAGCGTACTGCTGATCTTGTTGATTACATCACTGCTAACTATGTCTTGGTTGCTACAGGTAGCAGCCAGCAG GGCTATTCAATAGCTGCACAACTCGGCCATTCCATTATTTCACCAGTGCCCAGCTTATTCACATTTAAGGTTGCAGACAAGAGATTGGCTGATCTTGCTGGG GTTACATTTCCAGTAGTCAAAGCAAAATTGAAGCTAGATGGCGTGCAAAAAAATGTTCCGGAATTAACTCAG ATTGGGCCTATGTTAGTTACGCACTGGGGGCTCAGTGGTCCAGTTGTTCTGCGTTTGTCTGCATGGGGAGCACGTGAACTACATCAGTGCAACTACCAAG GAAAGGTTATGGTTGACTTCATACCTAACATCCATATTGAGGACGTGAAAGGCATCCTGTTCCGCTACAAAGATCAGCATGCG AGTTTAAATGGTGATATGCACTGGGCCTCGATGTCAAATAATCATCTAAGTGCAATAGCTGTTCGGTTAAAACAATGGATGTTTGAGGTTGTTGGGAAG GGACAATTTAAAGATGAATTTGTGACTGCCGGAGGTGTTCCAATTTCAGAG ATATCACTTGGCACAATGGAAAGCAAGAAACAACCAAATCTGTTCTTTGCTGGAGAG GTACTTAATGTCGACGGGGTCACTGGCGGTTTCAATTTTCAGGTAAGCTGTATAAATTTCCTGAAGAATTGTTTACCTCTGTTGCGGGAGCAAAAAG AATGCATGGACTGGTGGGTACATAGCTGGCACAAGCATAGCCACATTGGCATTGACAAGCAATCTACAAGAACCAGTCCTTCCAACTAG
- the LOC120667156 gene encoding pentatricopeptide repeat-containing protein At1g18900-like, producing the protein MLRTKQLGTLTQCARSFYLNGSRCGSTDGASCSCPEDENYAPKRQAASGIEQKSRSMHKASVKTQPPVQHVVGSIGQSTGHPTPAVHAIPSTPPPGKEPASSDKSNGRRDHHKILGSDYVQPSKQTARSISQSGIAGAGVYSELVSFRSTSNNGSTDQAPQMGANYSYQTLSDTHSSNNRAHNQHSFPEAKLPYKPSMGNDFENGAPRAGCARPKQSFSGPSVFASGSPSQIRNQGRPGQHYANYHSNNSEARRDEVQTRNPSGLNGFSGGNKFQSPTGTLKAHGGGPQSNLRSLKSLRAVEQYYHTLQQMKWGPTTEHVLDSLHCKIDAFQANQVLKLLHDHTIALGFFQWLKRQPGFKHDDHTYTTMIGILGQARQFGIMRKLLEEMSRAHCKPTVVTYNRIIHAYGRANYLREAVKVFEEMQEAGYEPDRVTYCTLIDIHAKAGYLDVAMDLYGRMQEVGLSPDTFTYSAMVNCLGKGGQLAAAYELFCEMIENGCTPNLVTYNIMIALQAKARNYENVVKLYKDMQIAGFRPDKITYSIVMEVLGHCGHLDEAEAVFIEMRRDWAPDEPVYGLLVDLWGKAGNVDKALGWYQAMLQDGLQPNVPTCNSLLSAFLKINRFQDAYIVLQNMLAQGLVPSLQTYTLLLSCCTEAQAQMGLCCQLMSITGHPAHMFLLYLPDAEPGGQNVRDHTGYFLDMMHSEDRESKRGLMDAVIDFLHKSGLKEEAGLIWEVSAQKNVYPDSVREKSSSYWLINLHLMSEGTAVTALSRTLAWFHRQILTMGTAPERIDIVTGWGRRSRVTGSSLVRQSVQKLLNLFEFPFFTTRGNTGCFVGCGEPLNKWLHNPYVERMHLL; encoded by the coding sequence ATGTTGAGGACAAAGCAACTCGGGACCCTAACTCAGTGTGCGAGATCCTTCTATCTTAATGGATCAAGATGCGGTAGCACAGATGGAGCTTCATGCTCTTGCCCCGAGGATGAGAATTATGCTCCAAAGAGGCAGGCTGCAAGCGGTATCGAGCAGAAGTCTCGTTCAATGCACAAAGCTTCTGTGAAGACTCAGCCTCCTGTACAGCATGTTGTTGGATCAATTGGTCAGTCTACTGGCCATCCAACTCCGGCTGTTCATGCCATTCCATCCACCCCACCTCCAGGAAAGGAGCCTGCATCTAGTGACAAAAGCAATGGTCGTCGTGATCATCATAAGATTCTAGGAAGTGATTATGTACAACCATCTAAGCAGACAGCCCGAAGCATTTCTCAGTCTGGAATTGCAGGAGCTGGTGTATATTCTGAGCTGGTTAGTTTCAGGTCCACATCTAATAATGGAAGCACCGATCAGGCTCCACAGATGGGTGCTAACTATTCTTATCAGACTTTATCTGATACCCATTCTTCTAATAACAGAGCACATAATCAGCATAGCTTTCCTGAGGCAAAGCTGCCTTATAAGCCTTCCATGGGTAATGATTTTGAGAATGGGGCCCCAAGAGCTGGCTGTGCAAGGCCAAAGCAAAGTTTTTCTGGGCCCTCTGTTTTTGCTTCTGGTTCACCGTCGCAAATAAGGAATCAAGGACGTCCTGGTCAGCACTATGCAAATTATCACTCTAATAATTCAGAAGCCAGGCGGGATGAAGTTCAAACTCGGAACCCATCAGGTCTGAATGGCTTTAGTGGAGGCAATAAATTTCAGAGTCCTACTGGAACACTAAAAGCTCATGGCGGAGGACCCCAATCTAACTTAAGATCATTGAAGTCACTGAGGGCAGTTGAACAgtactaccacacactgcagcAGATGAAATGGGGTCCAACGACAGAACATGTCCTCGATAGTCTTCATTGCAAGATAGATGCATTCCAGGCTAATCAAGTACTCAAGCTTCTGCATGACCACACTATTgctcttggtttctttcaatGGCTAAAGCGGCAACCAGGGTTCAAGCATGATGATCATACCTACACAACTATGATAGGCATCCTTGGACAAGCCAGGCAATTTGGTATAATGAGGAAGCTTCTTGAGGAGATGAGCAGAGCTCACTGCAAACCGACTGTGGTAACATACAATAGAATAATACATGCATATGGTCGTGCTAATTATCTAAGGGAGGCTGTTAAAGTATTTGAGGAAATGCAAGAAGCTGGTTATGAGCCTGATCGGGTTACATATTGTACATTGATTGATATCCATGCAAAGGCTGGATACCTGGATGTTGCAATGGATTTATATGGCAGGATGCAAGAGGTAGGCCTCTCGCCAGATACATTCACCTACAGTGCCATGGTTAATTGCCTTGGAAAAGGTGGTCAATTGGCAGCTGCTTATGAGCTTTTCTGTGAGATGATCGAAAATGGCTGCACACCTAACCTTGTTACATACAACATCATGATTGCGCTCCAGGCCAAAGCAAGAAATTATGAAAATGTTGTTAAGTTATACAAGGACATGCAAATTGCTGGGTTTCGCCCTGACAAAATAACATACAGCATTGTTATGGAAGTTCTCGGCCATTGTGGCCACCTGGATGAGGCTGAGGCTGTGTTCATTGAGATGAGGCGTGATTGGGCTCCTGATGAGCCAGTATATGGTCTTTTGGTTGACCTCTGGGGCAAAGCTGGCAACGTCGACAAGGCACTAGGATGGTACCAAGCAATGCTTCAGGATGGTTTGCAGCCTAATGTGCCAACCTGCAATTCGCTCTTGAGTGCTTTTCTGAAGATAAACAGATTTCAAGATGCCTATATCGTGCTTCAGAACATGCTTGCCCAAGGACTTGTTCCATCTCTGCAGACTTACACCTTGCTGCTCAGCTGCTGCACCGAGGCTCAGGCACAGATGGGTTTATGCTGCCAGCTCATGTCGATCACTGGACACCCGGCTCACATGTTCTTGCTGTATTTGCCTGATGCAGAACCAGGTGGCCAGAACGTCAGGGATCACACTGGTTATTTCTTGGACATGATGCACAGTGAGGACAGAGAGAGTAAAAGGGGTCTAATGGATGCTGTCATAGACTTTTTGCACAAGTCCGGCCTCAAGGAGGAAGCAGGCCTTATATGGGAAGTTTCTGCACAGAAGAACGTGTACCCGGATTCTGTGAGGGAGAAGAGCTCGTCTTATTGGCTTATCAACCTTCACCTGATGTCTGAGGGCACTGCAGTGACTGCCCTTTCCAGGACGCTTGCCTGGTTCCACAGGCAGATTCTGACAATGGGTACTGCCCCTGAAAGGATTGACATTGTCACCGGCTGGGGCAGGAGGAGCAGGGTGACTGGGTCCTCGCTGGTTAGACAGTCTGTTCAGAAGCTTCTGAACCTCTTCGAATTCCCATTCTTCACCACTCGCGGAAACACTGGCTGCTTCGTTGGCTGTGGAGAGCCGCTCAACAAATGGTTGCACAATCCTTATGTTGAGCGTATGCATTTGTTGTAG